The genomic window ATCGTGTTTCCAGTTGCTGCAGCGAGAAACCAATAAGCTATGCCGGAGAGTTCAGAGAACTCTCCAGCCGAGGAAGCGATAATTAGAATATAGGTACCATTTACGGATCTTCCCGTTAGTCTTTCAAGCAAGCTTCTATAGCCTTCAAGCTCTGGCATTTCCCATGAGACATACGCGCTTGTGAAACAAAAAACCGTCACTTGAAGTAGCAAAATGACAACAATAGCTAGTGCTTTCATTCAACGTTCAGCATTACCGATTCTGTGTTTGCCCGATAGTCTGCATCGTACATTGCCCATGCCTGTACAGGAGGAATAATGAATTCCCCTCTGGTGAGAATTCTCCAGCTGCTTTTCGTCACGAACTCTCCTCCGTCATTGAAGAAGAAGGCTATGCGGTCGTATCTTGAATCCTTGAAGGTGTATCCCCACCAGTAGTAGTCAAAATAGTAGAATTTTGTGTATCCGAGTGTGTCACCCTCAATGTTCTCCTCAACGGAGATTCCTGTGGAGGGCAACATATCTTCGACCACAACATAGGGAACTGTATCGGGAATCCTTATTCTCACTTCGGAGACTATCGTCTCCCCGACTCTTATCGGGCCGGGTTCACCAAGCTTAACAGCGAAAAGCTCCATCGTGGCGTCATTGTAGTAACTGTATTCAACCGACCTGACGATTATCTCGCCATTGCTAATACCGAGAACATCGCCTTCGTAGATCTTGAGACCGAGTCCAAAGTTTGAAAGCTTCAGCTCACCGTCTACTATCGCAACAACCATCCCTTCAATAGTCTTGGAGGCACTTATTTCAAGAGAACCTACTTCGTCAGCCGACAGCGTCCTGATCGAAGTAACTACGGCGGGCGAGTCTATCTGAGGTGTGGTGAGAACGTGAGTATCATCCATAGGCACGGCTACCTTTCTTCTCAGAACCCTTTCGACAATCAGACCCGCGTTTTCAGCTTTGATTTCCTCTGACCTAACTGCCGTTTCGCCGTTAATCGATACCGCTACCATTTCAGAGCTTTCAATAACAATTGTCTTTCCGGTAATCGGTATTGTTATTGAATCCTCCAACCCGCCTTCGAAGACTACATCCCCGTCTTCAAAAACCACTTCAACTTCCGCATCCTTTGAAAGCGAGCTGCTAACTGATGAAAGCGAGAGAATAGCCATAGCGGTCGATGATGTTCTATACCAATAACTGCCGTTTCCCATCTTCAGGAGTCTTTTGGAAATTTCTGCAACTGTTGCGGAAGGTACATCTAGATCTACCGCAGCTTTCAGAAGGAAAGAGAGAGTAACCGTATCGTCAAAGAAATAGTTGAAACTGCTACCCGAGATAACGTCAGATGCGCCTAGGTCGACATACTCCATGGCCTCCTCAAAAAATGCAACCGCCTTGGCGTCCATGTTTAGAGTCTCGTATGTCAGCGCGGTCAAAACGATCGAGGCAACATCATTCTTATAATCTACGATTGAGCTTATCGGGTCTCGCAGTTTCCTGCTGAACAGTGTAATGACATACTGAAGGAAAGGATCCGGCTTGTCTCTGTTAAGACTCTTCAATGCCGAGTACCCCATCGCGATTACATCCCTATTTATATCGTAACCGTTTTCTGTGGCAAGATATAGACCTAACATCACGTAAGACGTCATGAATGGAGTGCTCTGGTCATCTTTCCACCAACCCCAACCTCCGTCGTAGTGCTGATAGCCAAAGAGGCGTTCAAGACCATCGCCAACTACAACCGAGACTTTGTCTGCAAAAGACTCATCGGCACCTGCAAGTAGTTGAGAAGCCGCCAATGCTGGAAGAAGCCTACTCATTGTCTGTTCCACACAGCCATAGGGATAATCTACCAGATACCTTATTGCTTCAAGAAGAATTGGATCAATTGTGGAAGAGATGGTAACACTACCAATTGAGTCTTCCATAAATTCAATTACTCTATTCCCTTCAAGAAAGTCAAGGTCGCCAAATCGGATATATGAGTACCTTGGCTTCAAAGGAATTTCGTATTCAACACCGTCGGAGCCGCGACTTCCTTCAACAACAAACTTAACTCTGAGACTCTCATCCTTCTCCGAAGGCAAGAGATCTCTTAGAACCATCTCATAGCTGAAGGAAAGACTTCCGAAGGCGTCAATAGTTGCTCCCTTCTCTTCAATGACTTCATCATCAACATAGAAACCGGTGATGACAGGCATACGAGTGTCAAGATTATTCTTCACGGAAAAGACTAGATTCACTGTATCGCCAGCGATCAGAAACTCCGGAAGGAAACTGCTAACGGTCATGGGCTTCCAAGTCTCGAAACTAGACTTCTCGTAGCTGAAATCTCCCGAAAAGTCGGCCGCAAGAGTTCTGACAGTCCATGTATCGAGATCTTCCGGTACAACAAACGACAGTTCCGCAAAGCCGCTCTCATCGGTGAAAGTTCCAACAGACCAGAAGGCGCTGTCGCTGAAAAGTTTCCTGGCTCTCACGTCCGAAGTCAAGCTTTCGCCATTTCCACCACGATCGCCCATCCCGAAAGTAGCACCACCAATTACCTTAGATTCGGCCGCGGGTGGTTGAGATTCCAGTAGATCTCCTAGCTTGGCTATTGACGGGTAGGCAGAATAATACAGGTCGTTTATACTTACAGTGTTGAAACCCCTGTTGAAGGGACTGCCCAGTGATTCCTTCCACCGATCGGAATCGCCTTCAAAGAGAGAAAGCATTGCCTGAGATACTACTGAAACCGTCAGTCCTACAACGGCGGGATTCCCTTCATCATCGAGGACCTGCAGCTTCATATTGACGGTATCGCCAGGTTCATATCTATCCTGAGTAAGCACATTGATTGAAAGGTCTCTTGAAGCAATCTCAACTTCGATGACTCTTGACTGAATAATCTGATAGTTCTTATATCCAACGATAAAGAGCATGAAGTTCTCGTAACCATAGTTCTCGGGGATCTCTATTTCGATAGTGTTCTTGCCCTCCGTAGAACTGAAAGGAAACTGCTTGAATTCACCCGAAAAATCACCAATGACCCAAAGATCCATTGGAGATGATGTATAGAATGATACTCTTGCCTTGGAGCCAGGAGCAGCAGACTCAACTGAATCCACCAGAATAGACCCGTAGTAGTCATAGTACCCACTAGTATAGACTGAATATCTGTTAACCACTTCCGGTTCATTTGAAGGGGCCCCGTTGGCCTCGAAATACACAACCGTATCCGGCGGGACGTCCCTAAGACTGATCAGAATCTCTGCCCTTCCACCACTGTCAGTGGAAAGTTCTTCCCTGAAAATGTTGATCTTAAGCTTCTTCTCAACCTGTTTTCCTTCGTCCATTAGAATTACAGGTTCTTCATACCACGCCTTCATCTCAAATGCCTTGGAAACAAGAGTATCGTTGTTCAATCTTGTTTCGATTTTCACGAGTGCTTCTTTATCGGTGAATCTGTAGTCAACATTGAAATCGAATGTTCCCTGTACTACCTTGAAGTCAACCGTACTTCGTGACTGCATACCGGTATCGTCTGAGACAGTAATAACCGCGTAGTATGAACCGCTCTCAAGCTCTTCAGAGTAGCCAATCACCGCTTTACCCAGGCCATCAAGTCTCGCAGATCCATTGTCAATATACTGACTGCCCTTGTATATCGTGTAGTCTACTTTGCCAAGCGAGACGGGATCTCCGAAGTAGTACTCGGACAAAACGTTGATTGTAACTGCCTCTCCCTTTCTGAATGCCTTTGATGCAGATTCCGCTGTTGTGAAGAACGTAGGCTTTTTGTAGTCGGCAATCTGGAAGTAATAGTAGTCCTCGTTTCCTTCCCACCGGATGATAATCCTGTAGGATCCCCTGGTGATTTCGGAGTATGTTCGGAACGTACCACTAACAGAGCCAAGGTTATCCGGGCTCAACTCTTCAGTGAAGACGCTCCTGTTTAATGGATCTACTATTTCAACTTCTACAGAATTAGTTCTAGGTATTTGATAGCCCGAAGATGTTATCTCCCTTATGAAAGCTCTGAAATTAACAACTTCACCGGCTTTGTATGCCGGTCGATCAGTAAATATCAGAGAGATGTTTCGAGACGAGAAATAGTAATCATACTCGCCCGGCCTCCACAGGATCGATCCATTGGCAGACTGAACAAGTATTGCATCTCCTGTCGTGGGAAGATAGTCAAAAACGAACACTCCATTTTCTGTCCGTCCCAATAACTCCCCGTCTATGAGTCTGTAAAGGGAGAAGCTATCAATGAAGCTGGAATCTTCCTTTTTCCAGAGTCTCATCATCGCTCCATCTTCATAAGCAAGCAGCTGAGCTCCAACCATACGATAGCTTGTCATCAATTTGGCACTTCCTGACTGCGACGAAACAACAATCAGTCTCAGGCCCATTAGAGCTTTCTCGGGCAAGTATATCCTTTGTTTCTCCTTTACTGTCTGCCTGAAAGCGTAGAGTGGATCGCCGGAGATTCCGACATCCCCGATGGTGATCGCCCCAGTAAGATCCTGCTCGTCCAAATCATAAATCTTGATATCGATGTAACTATCCTTGCCGTCTGTGTATATTGTAGGTAGATAGTCCATAGAGTACAACTCTACGAAAGATGATCTAAGCTCATAACCATACTGCTGAATCTGAAAAGCAAGTGCCGTTAAACCTGTGAATAACAGAATAATAAGAAACACCAAGGTTCTTCTCATTGCCTTCACTCTCCATCACTTGCGGGGTAGAAACTTGAAGGAATATACCCCGAGATAGTTTTCGTTGTTGTATATTGGCAACCATTGATAAGGCATCGTTCGTAAATAATCATCTATTCTCCAGAGCTTCAGAACACCTGAATCACTTTCGGAAAGAGGTCCGGTATGATAGATCAACCCATCGCCAGTGTATATCATCGAGTGAAAAGTTGATGGAGAGGGGTGGTGAAAAAAGAGTATATCTCCAGGTCTTGCAACGCTGAGATCTCTGCCCTTAAATACCATACTACTACGAATCAGGTTGTAAGCATCGGCAAAATAAGTGAATTCTCCGGTGTTACTTATGAAGATTCTATTCTTCAGAATTGGTATATCCGGGTAGTTGTACTTCTTAACGTCAGGTACCGCTTGCAAGTCTATTCCTGTCTTTTCGTACCAAAGCTCTTTGTCAATACCCGAATCAAGAAACCACTGTTCATCATGCCTTTTGAGAGCCTCTCTAGCTGCGAATCTTATTAGCCCGCTGCAATCCCTCTCTTGAGAGCTCCACCTGCTGGAAAACTCAATAACCTGATAAGCTGAAATATTCACAAACCAAGTTCTGAAGTTCTCTGTATCTTCCAAATCAAGCACTAGATTGTCGGGGAAGCCATCTGAATTGATATCGATGAAATCCTCGAACTCTAGAGAGACAGTCTTACGTGCTTTGAATAGTCCTTGAAACGAAATAACAACTACCGCGTCGCTATCGTCAGCAACGAAAGAGTATTGAGTATACCCTCGATCGGCTGACAAGCTTTCCAGGGTTGCTCCTCTCACGTATGTTAAGGAAGGCCTTCCGAAAAGCGAATCAGGAACCTTAACTGTGAAAGCGTCGCCACGTCTAATACCGTTTCTATTAACAACTATCCGTTCAAAACTACCTCTAAAACTCAAATATGTCGCAGATAGGAAAGTAGTTATCAAGAGAGCCAGAACGAAATACACAAGACTGATTCTTTTCAATGCAATCCCCCTCTGTAAACCATCATACTCCTTCAATGATAGGACTTTGGATAGAGGTTTTTGTTCGGGAAAAGCAGATAGTTAAGATCCCCCTCTTTGTAGGTTCACTTATTCTTTTGAAAGATCCTTGGATAAGCAAATCTGTTATTATTAAGAGAAGAAGATGAGCGGGGGTGACGATATGATAAGGAGAAGAGCCTTTTTTGCTACAGTGGTGATGATTATCTCTATGATTCTCACTTCTGGTTGCGTTGGATATATACTGGCAAGACCCGACAGCTTGATTGCGAGGCTGGAGCGTGAGATCAACAGGGGCAGGGAAGACAGAATTCTTGAGCTCTACGCAGAAGAGATTTGGATCGCCACTTCGGGAAGTCCATTAGGAAGAACGCTTCCAAAAGACACCGTTGCCTCCTTCTATGCGGACTTCTTCGAACTCTACGATGGCATTAGTTACACTGTTGAAGTAGAAAGAGTTGAAAGAGACTCCCGAGAAGCAACAATGACTGTGTTCTTCACTCTCGACTATTCATCTGGGGAAGAGAAGTATTCAAAGAGCGGCGAGAGTACGATCTTCTTGACGGGAATTGATAGTCAATGGAAGATTTCCGGAGAATTCAACAATCCGATTATCAGTTTCTTTGAGCCTGCTAGTATGTAATTGCAATATGTATTCATATTTCTAATTTCTAACAAAACTCGTAAGACGATGCAGCGCACGATATCGGCTTTTTGCTTTGGAATCTATCTGTTCTTCTTGAACGGTGATCTAATCTTCGATTTCGCCTATTGCCGCCTTTACCGCTGCAACAATTGACTCACTTGTTGCTGTGGCTCCGGTAATCACATCTACATCGAGACTCTGAGCTTCAACAATTCTTTCGGTTAAGGCTTCTGCACTTCTAGCATACCTATCTGAACGATTCTGAACAATTCTTATCTCAATTATCCTCCCATCCAGTATTTCAACCTCAAGTCCAACGTAACCTTCTCTTCCAACATACACTCCATCTTCCAGATTGCCAAATGGTTGTGAATTGATCTGTGAAATCTTCTCAGGCCTATTGACTTGCCAGTTAAATACTACTCCGATTATCACCATAGCGAGAGCCAAGAAAATCGAAACGCTAATCGTGTATTTCATCGATACCTCCCATCCATAAAAAGCTTATAAAGAAATTGTCCCTCGCATCCCAACCCGAGAGATTTCCTGAATGAAATATTCGGATTACTTTTATCGGCTATTCTCCGAAAATCACGTACCTCATTTCTGATTCAGGTCCAAGAGGTCAAACGGCAGCGGAATTCGAAGAGAGTATCCCGATAATGTCATCAAACAAGAGCTTTGTGGCACCCTTACCCATCATGACGCTTTTATCAATCTTCTTCAGAGAATGAATCACTGTTGAGTGCTGCTTCCCGGTTTCCCTTGCTATCTCCGTTACTTGTTTGCCGAAGTGATTTTTCAGAATGTACATTGTCAGCTGTCTGGCAAGAACTATATCTTTACTTCGACTTCCCGATTCAATCTCCTTTCTGGTAACTTTCATAATCTTCTCAATAGCAGCATAGATCTGGTCTATCGGTCTCTGAGATACTGGAACATTTACTGATCCCGTAAAAGACTGAAGTATTTGAGTTGCCAGAGAAAGGTCTATCTGTGATCTGAAAACACTGCTGTGAACTATCAACTTTATGATTGCGCCTCTAAGTCTTCTTAAGTTTCCGTCGATATTGTCGGCCAAAACTTTCGCCACATCGTCCGGAAGTAAAACGGACTCTCTCTGAGCAAGCTGTTTAGCAATATGAAATCTCGTAGAAGGCTGGGGCTCCTGGATCGACATAAGCATGCCCATCTGGAATCTTGATTTAAGCCTGCTGTGGAAAGTATCAAGCTCCTCAGGATTTCTGTCAGAGCATATTATCAACTGCTTTCCCGAATCGTGAAGCTCATTAAATGAATGAAAGAACTCGTTTTGAACTCCTTTCTTCCCAATTAGAAACTGGATATCGTCGATCAAAAGAATGTCGGATTTCTTTCTGTAGTGGTCTCTGAATTTCTGAATGTTGTTTTCTTTTATCGATTGAATCATGTCGTTCATAAACTGCTCGCTTGTTATGTATAGCACCTTCTTGTCAGGAAAACTGTTCATCGTCTCTTGAGCGATTGCCTGAAGGAGATGTGTCTTACCCAGCCCAACATCTCCGTATACGAAGAAGGGATTATATTTGCCCGGATTCTGGGCAACATCAAGCGCAACTTGGTAGAGCGCCTTATTCTCGCTCCCAACAACGAAATTTCTGAATGTGTATTCCGGGTTTAGGTTGGAAATCATCAGCGGCTTTCTTTTCAACAGAGAACCGGAAACTCTTGAATCGCTTTGCTCCTCAGAGGGGGT from Mesotoga sp. Brook.08.105.5.1 includes these protein-coding regions:
- a CDS encoding FMN-binding protein, yielding MKYTISVSIFLALAMVIIGVVFNWQVNRPEKISQINSQPFGNLEDGVYVGREGYVGLEVEILDGRIIEIRIVQNRSDRYARSAEALTERIVEAQSLDVDVITGATATSESIVAAVKAAIGEIED
- a CDS encoding DUF4440 domain-containing protein, with translation MIRRRAFFATVVMIISMILTSGCVGYILARPDSLIARLEREINRGREDRILELYAEEIWIATSGSPLGRTLPKDTVASFYADFFELYDGISYTVEVERVERDSREATMTVFFTLDYSSGEEKYSKSGESTIFLTGIDSQWKISGEFNNPIISFFEPASM
- a CDS encoding MG2 domain-containing protein translates to MRRTLVFLIILLFTGLTALAFQIQQYGYELRSSFVELYSMDYLPTIYTDGKDSYIDIKIYDLDEQDLTGAITIGDVGISGDPLYAFRQTVKEKQRIYLPEKALMGLRLIVVSSQSGSAKLMTSYRMVGAQLLAYEDGAMMRLWKKEDSSFIDSFSLYRLIDGELLGRTENGVFVFDYLPTTGDAILVQSANGSILWRPGEYDYYFSSRNISLIFTDRPAYKAGEVVNFRAFIREITSSGYQIPRTNSVEVEIVDPLNRSVFTEELSPDNLGSVSGTFRTYSEITRGSYRIIIRWEGNEDYYYFQIADYKKPTFFTTAESASKAFRKGEAVTINVLSEYYFGDPVSLGKVDYTIYKGSQYIDNGSARLDGLGKAVIGYSEELESGSYYAVITVSDDTGMQSRSTVDFKVVQGTFDFNVDYRFTDKEALVKIETRLNNDTLVSKAFEMKAWYEEPVILMDEGKQVEKKLKINIFREELSTDSGGRAEILISLRDVPPDTVVYFEANGAPSNEPEVVNRYSVYTSGYYDYYGSILVDSVESAAPGSKARVSFYTSSPMDLWVIGDFSGEFKQFPFSSTEGKNTIEIEIPENYGYENFMLFIVGYKNYQIIQSRVIEVEIASRDLSINVLTQDRYEPGDTVNMKLQVLDDEGNPAVVGLTVSVVSQAMLSLFEGDSDRWKESLGSPFNRGFNTVSINDLYYSAYPSIAKLGDLLESQPPAAESKVIGGATFGMGDRGGNGESLTSDVRARKLFSDSAFWSVGTFTDESGFAELSFVVPEDLDTWTVRTLAADFSGDFSYEKSSFETWKPMTVSSFLPEFLIAGDTVNLVFSVKNNLDTRMPVITGFYVDDEVIEEKGATIDAFGSLSFSYEMVLRDLLPSEKDESLRVKFVVEGSRGSDGVEYEIPLKPRYSYIRFGDLDFLEGNRVIEFMEDSIGSVTISSTIDPILLEAIRYLVDYPYGCVEQTMSRLLPALAASQLLAGADESFADKVSVVVGDGLERLFGYQHYDGGWGWWKDDQSTPFMTSYVMLGLYLATENGYDINRDVIAMGYSALKSLNRDKPDPFLQYVITLFSRKLRDPISSIVDYKNDVASIVLTALTYETLNMDAKAVAFFEEAMEYVDLGASDVISGSSFNYFFDDTVTLSFLLKAAVDLDVPSATVAEISKRLLKMGNGSYWYRTSSTAMAILSLSSVSSSLSKDAEVEVVFEDGDVVFEGGLEDSITIPITGKTIVIESSEMVAVSINGETAVRSEEIKAENAGLIVERVLRRKVAVPMDDTHVLTTPQIDSPAVVTSIRTLSADEVGSLEISASKTIEGMVVAIVDGELKLSNFGLGLKIYEGDVLGISNGEIIVRSVEYSYYNDATMELFAVKLGEPGPIRVGETIVSEVRIRIPDTVPYVVVEDMLPSTGISVEENIEGDTLGYTKFYYFDYYWWGYTFKDSRYDRIAFFFNDGGEFVTKSSWRILTRGEFIIPPVQAWAMYDADYRANTESVMLNVE
- a CDS encoding DUF1175 family protein, with amino-acid sequence MKRISLVYFVLALLITTFLSATYLSFRGSFERIVVNRNGIRRGDAFTVKVPDSLFGRPSLTYVRGATLESLSADRGYTQYSFVADDSDAVVVISFQGLFKARKTVSLEFEDFIDINSDGFPDNLVLDLEDTENFRTWFVNISAYQVIEFSSRWSSQERDCSGLIRFAAREALKRHDEQWFLDSGIDKELWYEKTGIDLQAVPDVKKYNYPDIPILKNRIFISNTGEFTYFADAYNLIRSSMVFKGRDLSVARPGDILFFHHPSPSTFHSMIYTGDGLIYHTGPLSESDSGVLKLWRIDDYLRTMPYQWLPIYNNENYLGVYSFKFLPRK
- the dnaA gene encoding chromosomal replication initiator protein DnaA: MSNSIISTLKKKVSKKTWDNWFSTFELKEVEDEKVVFSVANLFIKDWLQTKYGGVISDSISSILGKKMPFEIIYKSKETPSEEQSDSRVSGSLLKRKPLMISNLNPEYTFRNFVVGSENKALYQVALDVAQNPGKYNPFFVYGDVGLGKTHLLQAIAQETMNSFPDKKVLYITSEQFMNDMIQSIKENNIQKFRDHYRKKSDILLIDDIQFLIGKKGVQNEFFHSFNELHDSGKQLIICSDRNPEELDTFHSRLKSRFQMGMLMSIQEPQPSTRFHIAKQLAQRESVLLPDDVAKVLADNIDGNLRRLRGAIIKLIVHSSVFRSQIDLSLATQILQSFTGSVNVPVSQRPIDQIYAAIEKIMKVTRKEIESGSRSKDIVLARQLTMYILKNHFGKQVTEIARETGKQHSTVIHSLKKIDKSVMMGKGATKLLFDDIIGILSSNSAAV